Genomic segment of Benincasa hispida cultivar B227 chromosome 1, ASM972705v1, whole genome shotgun sequence:
AAACTAGTCGACGAATTACGCTTCTTCCATTGTTTATACTCTTTCATATCGCTCATATTCCCCTTGAGTTGATCCCAATCTTTAACCCACTCTATGAGAGAAGAATGCTCTCTTGTATGTGGGTGCAAAATAAAAAGTGAGTAATACTCGCAATTTGGAAACATGAAAAACTTGAAAGAATCCCCTAGCCTGTATACCACATAGCCAAAACTCAATTGGTCTCTTGGTGTGAACATGTGGACTTCATTGAACCACAAGCAGCTAAACAAATTACTCATTGCTGTATGCTCCCTTATAATGATGGCTCCCTCTGGAACATCTGCATTTTTTCATGAAGTTTGATCAATACAACATTTTATGCACATAAACGTCGAGTTAAAAAGCATGATCCGGTGGAAACACCCACAATTCTAGAGTTAAGTAGTTCATTTTAGGAATTATTAAAATGGAACCGTGTGACAACAATTAGAACTCTTCCAAATCTTGTCACAGAGTTCTCTCATTTAATATATGTCAAGAATGGTGATTATTGAGGAACTGAAGTTTTTCAGATGCACAATTTCACATATTATATAAGAAGGCATGCATCGACAATAATAAAATCTGATAAAGATAACCTTGGCTTACCACTGACAGTTTTCTTCTCTGGACTCCATGGCTCCATTCCTTCATATCGGTAAATTTTCATGTGAAGATCAATAAGAGGACGGGCATATCGTTTCCTTCGCTTATTAGAATCGGCCTCTTCATAGATACTACGGTGATGCTTATGTTGAGCAATGGCAAAGGTATGCTTCCCACGCCACAAGTATCTGCAGGTTAGCAAGAAAAAGTAATTACCAAGAACATTGAGAAGATTTTAGAAGGTATTTGCAGAAGTTCGATCACCCTGATCATCAACAGAATCCGTGAAAATTAGCACAACATCTCACAGTCCCAGTTGGAATATAGACTCCCCTCCCCTCACTGACAGTAACTAGAAAAAACTGGCTTCACCTAGTTAAGTCAAATGATACCTTCGTAGGTATATTTTGCAAAGAAATGGGAAGATATTTTTTaactataattaaaaattacataTATGTGGAATCATAAGGCTAACAAGTTCATAAAAAGTAATACCTTTCTAAAATGAGCAAAGGGTCTACTATCAACTCCATTTTACCATCAATCCAGATACTATATTGTGCTTGAGGGAATAACCGATGAGTTAATATCTTTGGAACCTTTCCATTTCTTCTTGGCTCATCATAGGGTGGATACTTCAGTAAAACAAGGCGCCAGATACCAACCCATTTTCCTCCATCATTATCCTCCTCAATAGTAACATTTTCTCTTATAAATTGCATTGATATCTCATCCACCACCATAAGAAAACAGAATAGATCCTTAGAGCGGACGCTTATATTCGAAGGCTGACGAGGAACATCATATCCATCGAAAATTCCTGAGGCAACCACAAACCTGCACTTCTTGACATACTTGATATCAGCAGGAATCATTTCAGCCCCACCATTTCGCATAAAACCACAATGCACCTGATTCGAAAACAAAAATAGTGACAAACTAGCTTACAATCAACTCTGAAAAACCCAGGAAAAACATTCAAGCTAACTGGGTGAGGATATGGACAAAAAAGACATTTTGTCCCACCTTCATGGTTGGTTTTAGTTTAAAGCTTTCCTCTCTTTGAGTCCAGTTCTGATGTCCTCCAAACAGTGGGGATGTTTGAGATCCATTTAATGAGTACTCCGCTTCAGTGATGTAGACAAGTCTTTTGACAATTTTATCTGGAGTTCTTCCTTTCGGAATGACTACTCTATCGGCTTCATCCATCAACGGAATTGAACAACCTAAGTAAATAACAAGATAAATATCAGTATCTAAACACTACACTAAAGTTTTCTCCACTTCATCTTTAGTTATGACAACTACAAACCAAGTTCAAAACTATAAAAGAAAGGTCGAAAGAATAATCTTACGGTGTTGTGCCTTTGCCATTAATCCCATTGAGTTTAAGATCGTGAAAACCTTACTTTCTTTATTACAAATAGCTGTAtatcaagaaaacaaaagaaatcacATTCAACATCGAGTCACAAATTAAATGATCTTGAAACAAGACTCAAAAACACTAAAGACATAAATACAGGATAATGTTTTCTCTACAAATACCGGAGAAAAAAGTGATAGAAGAGCGGCAAGACCAAACATGAAAGAGGGAGGCAATGAGAATCAGCAACATCCATAAAATTCCACCCACAAGAAATAATCGAATGAACCCCTTCTTCCAAACAATCTTCATTGGGTAATCGGAAGGCAACTTTTCAGATGAAACGAAACCTCCTTCAACATCTGCAACCATAACAACCAaatatcttcatttttcttgaataatatcaattttatcTATCATGCAACAGAAAATATCCCATACAAGACATTCAAAATCTCTGAAACGaacagaaagaaagaaaaataaataaaaaaaaaaaaaaaaaaccaagagaCAAAAATCTTAATCTTCAACAAAACCCCAACCCCAACCCCAATCCATAACGTAGCTGGCAGGTCAAATTGCATAAAGTAGACCAGAAAAGGTCTAAACGTTTCCAAGTACCTTTAGCAGGCTGATTTTGAATATTTCGCTCTCCCCTACGATTTACTCGTGAAGAAAATGATCTCTGTAAATCCCTATCCATAAGTACTATCTCAACTTCCCATTTGTGGAATAACAAGACAAGCAGCAAGAAGAAAAATCAACATTTATATAGCGTCCTCAAAATGAAGATCTCTCCGTTCAACTAATCTTCTGGTCCAATATCTATCATGTCTTCTGTGCTATCATCTCATTCTGAAAATCAAAGCATACAATGAAATAAAACTCAGATTTGGGGAACACATGGAATTAACAAAAAGTGACAGTGCTGAATGTCGAGTAGCAAGTGCCACCATCTCAAATCTGAAGCACAGAAAAGAAGTAGGAATTTGAAGAAAACATTACTCACTAGATTGACATAGTGAAATGAATTGAAAAGGTACACcagagagaattaaaaaaggCTAGGCCATTGGGATATGAGCGTGGATAAATTGTAGTTACAAAAAGGTTGTTTTAATTTGCTCCATGACAAACCTAAAATAGTACTACTAAGAAGCACAAACACTTTAATCTGGCTAGCATGTAAGCGTCTAACATGCATCAGGTACTTGGACACTTATTAGTGCAAAAGATGTGTTGGACATTAGTTGTACAAAGTCAAAGTAGGTCCAACATTCGCAAACATGCATCAAACACTCGTTATGTATGCTCAAATGGACACatgggaaaaataataaatgttgCTGCTGCTTCTGCCACATAGACTGACACAAGACCGTTCATGACTTGCCCTTACTCTTATGGAATATGGGTATATTTTCAATCagcttaaaaaaaaacaataagtcTCTTTGATGAAATAAAAAGAGTTTAATACTCAAAGTACAATGAAACAAAACCAGCAATATAAAGCAAATACAACGAAATGTAGCCCTTAACTGGACTAAGCCAGAAAGTCCAGAAAAATAAAGCAAGTACGATTAAAAATTACCCATAACATAACAACTTTGTGTGAGACCTATCATGAAAGTCTATGAGAGGAAGAAGGGCAAGAAAGGAATTATGCAAACAAGAGAGGGGGAGGGGACCAGTAGTGAGACCATTTGATCACCTGACCGTTGGGAGAGGCGCGTTTTGAAGGAAATGGTGGAACGGGGACCCGCTGAAGGGCATTAGTAGGGTTTTGGGAATGAAGGAAGGGTAGGATGATTTTTGAGAGCAATAGCTCATATAGGAGATACTACTCTCTCAAACAGCTGGAGTATCTTTCTTTGCTATTTTTCTTCCTCAGTTattcttcttttatttctctGAACTTGTGACCTCTGTTGGCTTTGTAATATCCTTGAGACTTTGGgatatttgtttatatataatagTCACCTTGGGGGAGAAGGGTATACTCTATTTTGGCTTGGTTATTTAGAAGGAAGAGATTGAACGTTTGGTGAACGATATGTTGACGTCCGGGATAATCCGACCAAGTAACAGCCTGTTCTCTAGTCCAGTCCTATTGGTTAGAAAGAAGGATGGAGGATGGTGATTCTGCGTGGATTATAGACGTATGAATAATGCCACCATACCAGACAAGTTCCCGATACCGATTATTGAAAAGTTGATAGATGAGTTATATGGTTAGACAGTGTACTCTAAGCTGGATTTGAGGTCGGGTTATCATCGAATTAGAATGGAGGAAGATGTGCCCAAAACTGCTTTTCGTACACACGAGGGACACTATGAATTCCTGGTCATGCCTTGGATTAACGAACGCCTCAACCACATTCCAAGCGCTgatgaatcaagtatccaaacCTTTCCTTAGGAGATGCATCCTGGTATTCTTCTATGACATCCTGGTTTATGGTTCAGATCGGGATACTCACATTAAACATTTGAGAATGGTTTTTAATGTGCTCAGAGACAACAAGTTGTTCGCAAACAACAAGTGTGTCTTCGGCCAAACCAAGATCCAATATTTGGATCATTGGATTTCCAAACAAGGAGTCGAGGCAAAGCAAGAGAATATTCAAGCGGTGGTCAATTGGGGTAAGCCTAAAAACCCAAGGAAACTTCGGGGTTTTCTAGGGCTCACCAGATATTATCGAAGATTTGTGGAAAATTATGGCAGGATTACACAACCCCTTCACCAATTTGGTTTTTAATGTGCTCGGAGACAACCAAGTTGTTCGCAAACAACAAGTGTGTCTTCGGCCAAGCCAAGATCCAATATTTGGATCATTGGATTTCCGAAGGAATCGAGGCAAAGCAAGAGAAAATTCAGGCGATGGTCAATTGGGGCAAGCCTAAAAACCCAAGGAACCTTCAGGGTTTTCTAGGGCTCACCGGATATTATCGAAGGTTCGTGGAAAATTATGGCAAGATTACACAACCCCTTCACCAATTACTGCACAAAAACGCTtttcaatggaatttggaagcCGATCAAGCATTTGAAACACTCAAGAAGATAATGACCACTCTACCCGTCCTTGCCTTACCTTATTTTAACCAACCATTTGTAATTGAAACTGATGCATCAGGCACAGGATTGAGGGCAGTGTTAACACAGAACAACCGTCTCATTGTGTATTTCAATCAACCCTTATCTTTAAGACACAAGCTAATCAGTGTATGAGAGGGAACTGATGGCAGTGGTGTTAGCAATGCAAAAGTGGAGACATTATCTATTGGGGAGGCGTTTCCGATCAGCAAGCATTGAAATATTTACTACAACAGAGGGAGGTTTAATCGAATTTTCAGCGGTGGTTGACCAAACTAATGGGGTAAgacttcaaaattttatatcaaCCAGGCTTGAACAAGAAAGCGGCAGATGCCTTATCTAGAATGCCCGAACCTAAAGAACAGAGCACGGAAGAAGTTACAAGCTTGAATATGTTGTCAACTCATAGCATCTTAGACGTGGACCTCATTCAGAAGTATAACAAGATCAAACCCTGTAGAAGATTATTCAAGACTTGAAACCAGATACGGATAGCCACCCCAAATACTCATGGATGCAGGGGAAGTTGTTATATAAAAATCGGCTCGTAAATTCAAAATCCTTTACTCTGATACCCACTCtattacatatttttcatgAATATGTGATGGGAGGGACACTCTAGATTCCTACGAGCATATAAGCGAATAATAGGAGAACTATATTGGCAAGGCATGAAGCAAGATGTAAAAGGTTACGTGGAGAAGTACGTAATCGGCCAAAAGAACAAGTACAAAGCAATGATACCCGCTGGTTTGCTACAACCCCTACCAATTCTGGATCGAGTATGGGAAGATTTATCAATGGATTTTATTGAGGGTCTACCTAAATCGACAGGGAAGGATGTGATTGTTGTGGTCATGGATCGATTAAGTATAGTCACTTCATAGCTCTAAGTCATCTATTCTCAGCAAAACAAGTGGCAATGGAATTTATCAAAGAAGTCATTTGGCACCATGGGTTTCCAAGATCGATCATTTCTGACACGGACAAAATTTTTGTGAGCTTATTATGGTGTGAATGTTTGCAACTCAAGGAACCAAATTAAGGAAAGCACCGCGTTCCACCCCCAAATTGATGGTCTGACAGAAATCATTAACAAATGTCTCAAAACCTACTTAAGATGTTTCTGCAATCAACAACCAAGGAAATGGGAGAAGTAGTTGCCCAGGGCAGAGTTATGGTATAACACCAACTTTCATATATCGATCAACACTATCCCGTTCAGCATAGTTTTTGGGCACactcccccctcccccccatCATTTCGTATAGTGACTGGAAAACCGTGCACAACACGTTGGAACAACAACTAATCGAACAGGATCAAGCTCTCTTGAAATTAAAAGACCAGCTGGTAATGGCTCAGAATCGAATGCATAAGTTCGCGAATAGATAAAGAAAGGAAGTGGGATTTGAAACAGGAGACTTTGTATACCTTAAGATCAGGCCTTACAGACAGAAATCTCTAGCAAAAAAAGATGTGAAAAGCTATCACCACGGTTCAATGGTCCCTACAAAGTGGTGGAAAAGATTGGGACAGTGGCATATGGTCTGGAGCTTCCTTCCTGAGCCACGATATATGGTGTTTTTCACGTCTCACAATTAAAGAAAGCaatgtcttatgagcgcatagTACAAACGGAAGCACCACAGTTGTCAGAAGATTTTCGATGGGAAGCAAAACCGAAACAGGTATTGGGAGTTAGGTGGAATGCTGAAACGAATTGTCAAGAATGACAGATTCAATGGGATAAACAACCAGAATCAGAGGCTACTTGGGAACTAGTGGAAGTCATGAAGAGGCAACTTCCAAATGctcaccttgaggacaaggtgatTCAACAAGGGAGTAACGTGAGACTTCCTATCGTGAAAGTCTATGAGAGGAAGAAAGGCAAGAAAGAAATTATGTAAACAAGAGAGAGGGAGGGGATCAGCTGTAACGACCCAACTTTCTATTCTACTTCTAGGACGCTACTATATGCATGCATACGCTTGACAATAAATTTCTCGAGAAAAactaaacaaaagaaataaaaaaaaattgcattaaGTAAAGCTCAAATAACAAAATCCTGAAAACTCCGTTTAGGGTTCCCCAatgttaatttaaaaataaattgaataaataaataaattagcaaatgaataaatgaaataaCCAAGAGTTTTAAATACTAGACTCCTAAACCAAAACATATCACATAAATAAAAACATGAGTTGATGTGATGTCCCAATGGCCAGGTTTTGAATTCCTCCGGTCATTTGCCGATCTATCCCACTATTGGGCCCACAAGGTGAATTGTTAGTCTTCCTATTGGGACTTGAGTGCAAAAAACGCATcgtaggcataggcataggcataagcatAAGGGGTGAACCCGAAGGCATGCTTTCATAGGTAGTGACCCTGGAGGGCACAGTCATAAACATAAGTGGTGATCCCAAGGGAACACCGTACATAGGCCTAAGGTGTGCGCCCAAAGGCTCACAACATGTGATGTGCATAGCCCGATAGAAGTGCTCACAGTCATTATCAATCTCACATAGGCATAAGCATACAATCAAAGTCTTAAATCATGATGGCATAACATATTAGGCTTGGCTTCCAAAATTCCAACTGACCAACAAGGATGTCATAATATTCCAAGCCAACATAGGAACCAATACTTAACACATACTTGGGTTCGAGGGCGAACCCACGATAGGTAACTTACCTTTATAATAAGCCCAAGTATGTTCAAGGAAACCTATATCTTGTAAGTCCAGTAAGATCTTGAATCAAGTCCTATCACATCAGCCAGATTTAAAATTAACCATCAAGGCCAAAACTTAGTGGGTAATCAAGATTAAATGAAACCCACACCAAACATCTACAACATCTTGCCCAGAAGTATACCAAAAAGGCCCAAAACCACCATTGAAGCTGCTGGACAGTGACGACAAATGCCTCCAAAACGCCAAACTAACCTTCAAATgccaagaaaaaaatattattataaaatccaacattattGGGCATTCAAGAACCAGCCAAGAACTTAACCAAAAACTCAACCTTACCCACACTGAAACTCCGACGAGTGGTGGCAACCAAAACACGATGCAGAGGCAGTGGAAGCTTCACAGGTTGGGTCTGTTGCAAACAGCTAGATGTGAGAGAGAGAGACTGAGATCGAAGGAAAGATgctagagagagaaagaaacacCCACCGACAGCACCACTGTCAACttccctttcctaccaaacCTCAGAACACCTTTCATAAGTGCTactatatacaaaaaaaaaaa
This window contains:
- the LOC120072248 gene encoding uncharacterized protein LOC120072248, with amino-acid sequence MDRDLQRSFSSRVNRRGERNIQNQPAKDVEGGFVSSEKLPSDYPMKIVWKKGFIRLFLVGGILWMLLILIASLFHVWSCRSSITFFSAICNKESKVFTILNSMGLMAKAQHRCSIPLMDEADRVVIPKGRTPDKIVKRLVYITEAEYSLNGSQTSPLFGGHQNWTQREESFKLKPTMKVHCGFMRNGGAEMIPADIKYVKKCRFVVASGIFDGYDVPRQPSNISVRSKDLFCFLMVVDEISMQFIRENVTIEEDNDGGKWVGIWRLVLLKYPPYDEPRRNGKVPKILTHRLFPQAQYSIWIDGKMELIVDPLLILERYLWRGKHTFAIAQHKHHRSIYEEADSNKRRKRYARPLIDLHMKIYRYEGMEPWSPEKKTVSDVPEGAIIIREHTAMSNLFSCLWFNEVHMFTPRDQLSFGYVVYRLGDSFKFFMFPNCEYYSLFILHPHTREHSSLIEWVKDWDQLKGNMSDMKEYKQWKKRNSSTSLIETKGGLGLWTPYPGNLDSVVLPTVVRSSKAG